A stretch of the Peromyscus leucopus breed LL Stock chromosome 10, UCI_PerLeu_2.1, whole genome shotgun sequence genome encodes the following:
- the LOC119088678 gene encoding basic proline-rich protein-like, with protein sequence MPSRKRFRGKSRCNLNKPRRWGAVGGPTSLSFQREKEPTAAHPLSPAARSTCQAGHFKNNGSTFERDEGEDADDFLGSAEKVLSARDTALGRLCPPEHPETPRRRHTPAAAGLGPPPGRQCLHLSRGRREKEEAGAEPQTSPRRPGGSPGAPLGQVDAEGQGGPRRAGRAGLALGGRDAERRATASGAASGVPQPRSGAQPAPELAGPQPGRRWQVLQAGATGRAGLRGSRGARRQHSPGSSRTVAMGMARRPGEELAPRGRTGYSDAELARAEGELLPAPSAQRRHGRPPGVSALPRDPHPTTLRPLPPPPPPPPPPPPPRRPPPTPHTLPSCSGEPLLSYVTSGRRWLGRGRALEGAGAGEDTPGESVSPNAGSCAGAVAPNGVRHFGCGQTVFSGLTRVPPAWAPDVLPPRPTP encoded by the coding sequence CCGCAAGAGATTCAGAGGGAAATCACGCTGTAACTTGAATAAACCAAGAAGGTGGGGGGCAGTGGGAGGCCCAACTAGTCTCAGTTTCCAACGGGAAAAAGAACCCACCGCTGCTCACCCTCTGTCCCCTGCAGCCCGCAGCACCTGCCAAGCCGGGCACTTCAAGAATAATGGCTCAACTTTCGAACGCGACGAGGGAGAAGACGCAGATGATTTCCTGGGGAGTGCCGAAAAGGTCCTCTCCGCCAGGGACACAGCTCTGGGCCGCCTCTGCCCGCCGGAGCATCCAGAGACCCCTCGGAGGCGGCACACTCCCGCAGCCGCCGGCCTCGGGCCTCCGCCAGGCAGACAGTGTTTACACCTGTCacgagggaggagggagaaggaggaagccgGAGCGGAGCCCCAAACTTCTCCACGGCGGCCGGGAGGGAGCCCGGGCGCGCCGCTCGGGCAGGTGGACGCCGAGGGGCAGGGCGGGCCACGGCGGGCCgggagggcagggctggctctcGGCGGCCGGGATGCCGAGCGCCGTGCCACGGCTTCAGGCGCTGCCAGCGGCGTTCCGCAGCCGCGGAGCGGAGCGCAGCCCGCGCCGGAGCTCGCAGGCCCGCAGCCGGGCCGACGCTGGCAGGTGCTCCAGGCCGGGGCGACTGGCCGGGCCGGGCTCCGCGGCAGCCGGGGAGCGCGGCGGCAGCACTCACCTGGCTCGTCCCGGACGGTCGCGATGGGCATGGCTCGGCGGCCCGGGGAGGAACTGGCTCCCCGGGGAAGGACCGGTTACTCGGACGCTGAGCTGGCAAGGGCGGAAGGCGAGCTGCTCCCGGCCCCGTCAGCGCAGCGGCGCCATGGACGCCCACCCGGAGTTTCAGCGTTGCCGCGGGACCCCCATCCCACTACCCTCCGCCCTcttccgccgccgccgccgcctccgcctcctcctcctcctccgcggAGACCCCCGCCCACTCCACACACTCTCCCATCATGCAGCGGGGAGCCGCTGCTGTCGTACGTCACTTCCGGGCGCAGGTGGCTAGGTCGGGGCCGGGCGCTGGAGGGGGCCGGGGCGGGGGAGGACACTCCGGGGGAATCAGTGTCACCGAACGCTGGCTCCTGCGCAGGCGCCGTCGCGCCGAACGGCGTTCGCCATTTTGGGTGCGGGCAGACTGTCTTTTCTGGACTCACTCGAGTCCCTCCAGCGTGGGCTCCGGACGTCCTCCCTCCTCGCCCGACCCCCTGA